From the Musa acuminata AAA Group cultivar baxijiao chromosome BXJ1-2, Cavendish_Baxijiao_AAA, whole genome shotgun sequence genome, one window contains:
- the LOC135609331 gene encoding PHD finger protein ALFIN-LIKE 2-like → MEVGSISSAPRSVEEIYKDYSGRRAGIIRALTNDVDEFYAQCDPEKENLCLYGHPNDSWEVNLPAEEVPPELPEPALGINFARDGMERRDWLSLIAVHSDSWLLSVAFYLGARLNRNERKRLFSMINELPSVFEVVSDRRQSREKSSMDSGSKSKTATKRTSDGQIKSNSKTADEGYGEDDDEHSETLCGACGGSYSADEFWIACDVCERWFHGKCVKITPAKAESIKQYKCPSCSSKKGRQ, encoded by the exons ATGGAAGTCGGCTCCATCTCCTCCGCCCCTCGCTCCGTTGAAGAGATCTATAAGGACTACAGCGGCCGCCGCGCCGGCATCATCCGTGCCCTCACCAACG ATGTCGATGAGTTCTACGCCCAATGCGATCCGG AGAAGGAGAACTTGTGCTTGTACGGTCACCCCAACGACTCGTGGGAGGTGAACCTCCCGGCGGAGGAGGTGCCGCCGGAGCTGCCGGAGCCGGCCCTAGGGATCAATTTCGCGAGGGATGGAATGGAACGAAGGGACTGGCTCTCGCTCATCGCGGTGCACAGCGATTCCTGGCTCTTGTCTGTTGCTTTCTATCTTGGGGCGCGCCTCAACCGCAACGAGAG GAAACGCTTGTTTAGCATGATCAATGAGCTTCCATCTGTCTTCGAAGTGGTTTCAGATAGGAGACAATCAAGAGAGAAGTCTAGCATGGACAGTGGAAGCAAATCTAAAACGGCAACCAAG CGCACCAGTGATGGCCAGATAAAAAGCAACTCGAAAACAGCTGATGAGGGTTACGGTGAAGACGACGACGAACACAGCGAAACACTCTGTGGAGCTTGTGGTGGAAGCTACAGTGCGGATGAGTTTTGGATTGCATGTGATGTATGTGAAAGGTGGTTCCATGGCAAGTGCGTGAAGATAACTCCTGCAAAAGCCGAGAGCATAAAGCAATACAAGTGCCCGAGTTGCAGTTCAAAGAAAGGAAGGCAGTAA
- the LOC135609334 gene encoding NF-X1-type zinc finger protein NFXL2-like, whose product MAAAARSRPPPTPDPASQLIFSDSDASGSDGDEAAGRGAALEDSIFAAYLQISGRASPDLSKIRSFLASAAGRGPLVSCLICLERVRPGDPTWSCASGCHALFHLICIQSWAQQSSHRPPSATSPAAAAAASSDWPCPKCRLLYPRTQIPRSYLCFCGKVEDPPADPWILPHSCGEVCDRPLRGQCGHRCLLLCHPGPCPPCPKLVSSRCFCGSREDVRRCAQKLFSCNKPCPKPLPCQTHRCPERCHEGPCPPCQVREVYSCACGKTKEERECSEREFRCDARCTGMLGCGKHVCDRGCHSGPCGDCPLQGRRTCPCGKKEYKGVSCDMDVPTCGSTCEKKLSCKIHRCHERCHRGPCVETCRMVVMKSCRCGGLKKEVPCYQDLVCERKCQQVRDCGRHACKRRCCDGDCPPCPEICSRKLRCNNHKCPSPCHRGACAPCPLMVSISCSCGETLFEVPCGTEKNQKPPKCSRPCRISRLCRHKSECRSHKCHYGACPPCRLECGDELSCGHKCKERCHGPVPPPNPEFTLKPTKKKLNKHLECAPGSPCPPCKEVIWVPCFGRHIGEERAMLCHSKRRFSCQNLCGNLLSCGNHYCTKPCHVLKNQTSNLDQYGQGDSNTEKQDQLLLNAVTKQGEPCEDCFLPCQKVREPSCPHPCPLPCHSSECPPCKVLVKRSCHCGTMVHAFECIHYNSLSNEEQQRIRSCGGPCHRKLPNCPHLCSEICHPGQCPSVDHCNKKVNVRCACNNLKKEWLCQEVLKAYRSSGRDPKDIPKNQFGVGILACSTECENKANVAKSELQHRKANETKEHPIVQVASVSKRRRRRERIQEARQASKFQIIKSTIQRGLIISMIFMVIIASVYYGYKGLFLLSDWMNEMEEQRLHRRTAVPRF is encoded by the exons ATGGCCGCCGCCGCTCGATCTCGACCACCGCCGACACCCGATCCCGCTTCCCAACTCATCTTCTCCGATTCCGACGCCAGCGGAAGCGACGGGGACGAGGCCGCTGGCCGCGGAGCGGCCCTTGAGGACTCCATCTTTGCTGCCTACCTCCAGATCTCAGGACGGGCCTCGCCGGATCTCTCGAAGATCCGATCTTTCCTCGCCTCCGCCGCCGGGCGCGGCCCCCTGGTCTCGTGCCTCATCTGCCTCGAGCGCGTCCGCCCCGGCGACCCCACCTGGTCGTGCGCTTCCGGCTGCCACGCCCTTTTCCACCTTATTTGCATCCAGAGCTGGGCTCAACAGTCGTCTCACCGCCCGCCCTCCGCCACCTCCCcagctgccgccgccgctgcctctTCGGATTGGCCATGCCCCAAGTGCCGCCTCCTCTACCCGAGAACCCAGATTCCTAGATCTTATCTTTGCTTCTGCGGCAAGGTTGAGGACCCGCCCGCAGATCCGTGGATCCTGCCACATTCTTGTGGAGAAGTCTGTGACCGCCCCCTCCGTGGTCAATGTGGCCATCGTTGTCTACTCCTCTGCCACCCCGGTCCCTGTCCACCGTGCCCCAAGCTTGTCAGCTCCCGCTGCTTCTGTGGGTCACGAGAAGACGTGCGCCGTTGCGCGCAAAAGCTGTTCTCTTGCAACAAGCCCTGCCCCAAACCATTACCTTGTCAGACGCATCGATGCCCAGAGAGGTGCCATGAGGGGCCCTGTCCGCCATGTCAGGTCAGGGAGGTGTATAGCTGCGCCTGTGGAAAGACCAAGGAGGAGAGGGAGTGCTCAGAGAGGGAATTCCGTTGTGACGCACGGTGCACTGGCATGCTTGGATGCGGCAAGCATGTGTGTGACCGAGGTTGTCACTCTGGGCCTTGTGGGGATTGCCCACTTCAGGGAAGGAGGACTTGCCCATGCGGGAAGAAGGAGTACAAGGGTGTTTCTTGTGACATGGATGTGCCTACATGTGGATCCACATGTGAGAAAAAGCTGAGTTGCAAGATtcatcggtgtcatgagaggtgcCACCGTGGGCCATGCGTCGAGACTTGTAGGATGGTTGTCATGAAGTCTTGCAGATGTGGGGGTTTGAAAAAGGAG GTTCCTTGCTATCAAGATTTGGTCTGCGAGAGAAAATGTCAGCAGGTGAGGGATTGTGGACGCCATGCATGCAAGCGCCGTTGCTGTGATGGTGATTGCCCACCTTGCCCAGAG ATATGTAGCAGGAAGCTCAGATGCAACAACCACAAATGCCCCTCACCATGTCACAG AGGTGCATGTGCTCCTTGTCCCTTGATGGTGTCGATTTCATGTTCATGTGGAGAGACTCTGTTTGAG GTACCTTGTGGCACAGAAAAGAATCAAAAGCCACCCAAATGTTCTAGGCCATGTCGTATATCTCGTCTTTGTAGACACAAGTCTGAATGCCGG TCCCACAAATGCCACTATGGAGCTTGCCCGCCTTGTCGATTAGAATGTGGTGATGAACTTTCTTGTGGACATAAATGTAAAGAGAG atgTCATGGACCTGTTCCGCCTCCAAACCCAGAGTTCACATTGAAACcaacaaaaaagaaattaaataagCATCTTGAGTGTGCACCTGGATCACCATGCCCTCCTTGCAAGGAAGTCATATGGGTTCCATGCTTTGGTCGACATATTGGAGAAGAACGTGCA ATGCTTTGCCACAGTAAGAGACGGTTTTCCTGTCAGAACTTATGTGGAAATCTTCTTTCCTGTGGCAACCATTACTGCACCAAACCCTGTcatgtgctgaagaatcagacatCAAACTTGGATCAGTATGGACAGGGAGACTCTAATACTGAAAAACAAGATCAATTGCTGTTAAATGCTGTCACTAAGCAAGGAGAGCCATGTGAAGATTGCTTTCTTCCTTGCCAAAAG GTTAGGGAGCCTTCATGCCCACATCCTTGTCCTCTACCATGTCATTCCAGTGAATGTCCCCCTTGCAAGGTCCTTGTAAAGCGTTCATGCCATTGTGGTACCATGGTGCATGCTTTTGAGTGCATACACTATAACAGCTTAAGCAATGAGGAGCAACAAAGAATACGTTCATGTGGTGGCCCATGTCACAG AAAGTTACCAAACTGCCCTCACTTATGCTCTGAAATATGCCATCCTGGTCAATGCCCATCAGTTGATCACTGCAACAAAAAG GTGAATGTCCGTTGTGCATGTAACAATCTGAAGAAGGAGTGGCTATGTCAAGAAGTCCTAAAAGCATACCGCAGTTCTGGTCGTGATCCAAAAGATATTCCAAAAAATCAGTTTGGAGTTGGTATTCTTGCATGCAGTACAGAATGTGAAAATAAAGCCAATGTTGCGAAATCTGAATTGCAGCACCGTAAAGCTAATGAGACCAAG GAGCACCCGATTGTGCAAGTAGCAAGTGTTTCCAAGCGCAGGAGGAGACGCGAACGCATTCAAGAAGCCAGACAAGCCTCAAAGTTCCAG ATAATTAAGTCCACCATACAGCGAGGTCTTATCATTAGTATGATATTTATGGTGATCATTGCAAGTGTTTACTATGGTTACAAGGGTCTTTTCCTGCTCTCGGATTGGATGAATGAAATGGAGGAACAAAGACTGCATAGAAGAACTGCTGTTCCAAGATTTTAA
- the LOC135613236 gene encoding phosphoinositide phospholipase C 2-like, translating into MGSYTCCLCFTRRFRSSEAQPPADVRAAFATYAEGAAHMTADQLRSFMSEAQGGDGDGDGADANAERVMEQALLLRQRQPLLGKLAKPAFTVDDFYNYLFSEELNPPLGSQVHQDMTAPLSHYYIYTGHNSYLTGNQLSSDCSDVPIIKALQDGVRVIELDMWPNATKDDIDILHGRTLTSPVELIKCLRSIKEHAFSASPYPVIITLEDHLTPDLQAKVAEMVVETFGDMLYYPDTESLKEFPSPEALKERIIISTKPPKEYLEAKNVEENDDGTQEEKESDEEAWGKEVPDLQTELEYAKNDHEDVDDGVDSDDDDQKKPQSSPLEYKSLITIQAGKPKSDMSEALRVDPNKVKRLSLSEKELVKAAPSHGSDLVRFTQKNLLRIYPKGTRVNSSNYNPFIGWIHGAQMVAFNMQGYGRSLWLMHGFYKGNGGCGYVKKPDFLLEHGSDNDVFDPKADLPVKKTLKVKVYMGDGWHADFKQTHFDSYSPPDFYTRVGIAGVPADTTMKKTKAVEDNWTPVWDEEFIFPLTVPELALLRIEVHEHDKSGKDDFAGQICLPVSELRRGFRAVPLFDRKGMKFKSVRVLMRFEFV; encoded by the exons ATGGGGAGCTACACCTGCTGCCTCTGCTTCACGAGGAGGTTCCGGTCGAGCGAGGCGCAGCCGCCGGCGGACGTGAGGGCGGCCTTCGCCACCTACGCCGAGGGCGCGGCCCACATGACCGCCGACCAGCTCCGCAGCTTCATGTCCGAGGCGCAgggcggcgacggcgacggcgacggcgccgACGCCAACGCCGAGCGGGTCATGGAGCAGGCCCTCCTGCTCCGCCAGCGCCAGCCCCTCCTCGGCAAGCTCGCCAAGCCGGCCTTCACCGTCGACGACTTCTACAACTACCTCTTCTCTGAGGAGCTTAACCCTCCCCTCGGATCTCAG GTTCACCAAGATATGACTGCTCCTTTGTCCCATTATTACATCTACACAGGACATAATTCATACTTGACTGGGAACCAGCTCAGCAGTGATTGCAGTGATGTCCCAATCATAAAAGCACTCCAGGATGGTGTGAGAGTAATTGAGCTAGATATGTGGCCCAATGCTACTAAAGatgacattgatattcttcatggaaG GACTTTGACTTCTCCCGTGGAGCTTATTAAATGCCTACGGTCCATCAAAGAACATGCCTTTTCTGCATCCCCATATCCTGTTATCATAACTCTAGAGGACCATCTTACTCCTGATCTTCAGGCTAAAGTGGCTGAG ATGGTCGTAGAAACATTCGGGGACATGCTATATTACCCTGACACAGAATCTCTTAAAGAGTTCCCTTCACCAGAAGCTTTGAAGGAAAGGATCATTATTTCAACCAAACCGCCAAAAGAGTATCTTGAAGCCAAAAATGTTGAGGAAAATGATGATGGAACCCAAGAGGAGAAGGAATCTGATGAAGAAGCATGGGGAAAGGAGGTCCCAGACCTTCAAACTGAGCTTGAATACGCAAAG AATGACCATGAGGATGTGGACGATGGTGTtgatagtgatgatgatgatcagaAAAAGCCCCAGAGTTCCCCACTTGAATATAAAAGTCTAATCACTATTCAAGCTGGAAAACCAAAGAGCGATATGAGCGAAGCATTAAGAGTTGATCCCAATAAAGTTAAGCGTCTCAGTTTGAGTGAAAAGGAACTTGTGAAGGCAGCACCTTCTCATGGGTCAGATCTAGTAAG ATTTACTCAGAAAAATCTACTCCGGATATATCCAAAAGGCACACGCGTTAATTCTTCTAATTATAATCCATTCATTGGATGGATTCATGGTGCTCAGATGGTTGCATTTAATATGCAG GGGTATGGAAGGTCACTATGGTTGATGCATGGATTTTATAAAGGCAACGGAGGATGTGGATATGTAAAAAAACCAGATTTTCTGCTAGAGCATGGTTCAGATAATGATGTTTTTGATCCCAAAGCTGATTTACCCGTAAAGAAAACCTTGAAG GTCAAAGTATACATGGGAGATGGTTGGCATGCAGACTTCAAACAGACCCACTTTGATTCATATTCCCCTCCAGATTTTTATACCAGG GTGGGGATAGCAGGGGTTCCGGCTGATACCACAATGAAGAAAACAAAGGCAGTAGAGGATAATTGGACACCTGTTTGGGATGAGGAGTTCATCTTTCCCTTAACTGTGCCTGAGCTAGCCTTGCTACGGATCGAAGTCCATGAACATGATAAGTCAGGGAAGGATGACTTCGCTGGCCAAATTTGCTTGCCCGTATCAGAGTTGAGACGAGGTTTCCGTGCCGTGCCACTCTTTGATCGCAAAGGGATGAAGTTTAAATCTGTAAGAGTGCTCATGCGATTTGAATTTGTATGA